The DNA window TCTTGCGCGCCCAGTTCAATGCGGGCCACATCGCTCAGCCGCGTCACGCGGCCGTCGGCGCCCCGTTTGACGATGATATCGCCAAACTCGTTCGCTTCGCGCAAACGTCCCTGCGTGGTGACGTTGATCTGAAAGGCGCCTGTCTCGCTGGTCGGGGGCTGGCCCACGACGCCGGCGGCCACCTGCACGTTCTGCTGGCGGATCGCCTGGACCACGTCGCCGGCGGTCAGATCGACATGGGTCATTCTTTCAATATCGAGCCAGACGCGCATGGCGTACTCATTGCCGCCCGCGATGCGGATATCGCCCACGCCGTCGAGCCGCATCAAAGCGTCACGCACGCGGAGGTAAGCGAAGTTGCTGATATACAGCTCTTCGCGGGTGTCGTCGGGCGAGTACAGGTGCACCACCATCAGCATGTCGGGGATCAGCTTGGTGGTTGTCACGCCGATTTGCCGGACCTGTTCCGGCAGCCGCGGTTCGGCGACCGCCACCCGGTTTTGCACCAGCACCTGGGCGTCGTCGAGATCGGTCCCCAGTTTGAAGGTCACGGTCAGCTGCATGGCGCCGTCGGCGCTGGACGAGGACTCCATGTAGAGCATGTCGTCGACGCCGTTCATTTCCTGTTCGATCGGCGTGGCCACCGTGTCGGCGGTCACTTCCGCCGTGGCTCCGGGATAGCTGGCCCGCACCACAATCTGCGGCGGCGCAATGGCCGGATACTGGGAAACGGGCAGCGAGAAATAGGTGATCCCGCCAACCAGCAGGATCAAAAACGACAGCACCGAAGCAAAGATCGGGCGTTCAATAAAAAAGTGGGGAAACTTCATTCGGCTTCCCTTTTCGGCGGGTCGCCGGCAGGCGGATAAGGCGGCAAGGGTTCCGGCCGGGGGTCAGGTTCAGGCGAGATCCATTTTTCCGGCGGCAGCGGTTCGTAAGAGTCCGGCAGGCCGTCTTCCCGCATTTCGATCGTGCCGGGGGTCGACTGGACCTGCAGCCCGGGACGGGACTGCAGCAGTCCGGCGATGACCAGCGATTCGTCGCCGGAAAGCCCTTCCCGCACCACGCGCAGACCGTCGACCATCGATCCCAGCCGCACGATGCGCCGTTCGATGGTGTTGTTCACCACGATATAAACAAACTGGTTTGACTGATCTGTGCCGATCGCGGAATCGGGGATCAGGATGGCTTCATGCCCGGCGCTGCCCGGGATGCGAATCCGCGCGAACATGCCAGGCAACAGCACATGATCGGCGTTAGGAAACACGGAGCGGGCCCGCATGGTGGCGGTGTCCGTATCGAAGCGGTTATCGACAAAGTCCATGTGCCCTTCGTGCGGGAAAGCCGCCTCGTCGATCAGCCCCAGGTACACCGGATTTTTGGCCACGCGGGAACTGGCCCGTTCGCCGGAGTTGGCTAACCGCACGTACTTGAGCACGTCCTGTTCGTTCACGTCAAACGTGCAGTAAATGGGGGCGACCGAGGTGATCGTCGTCAGCAGCGTGGAAGAAGCGGAACCGCCGCTGATAAAGTTCCCGTCGGTCACGTACTGCCGGCTGATGCGGCCCGTGACGGGCGAGCGGATCTGCGTATAGTCCAGGTTCAACTGGGCCGTTTCGATAGCGACCTGGGCGGATTCGATCGTCGCTTCGGCGGTGGAAATGCCGGCCTGGGCGGAAACGATCCGGGCTTTGCTGGCTTCGACATTGGCCAGCGCTTCCAGATACTCGGCCTCGCTCTGGTCGAGATCAGCCTCGGAAACGGTGTTGTTGGTGCGCAGCGTCCGAAACCGCTTGACGTTGGTCGTGGCCAGCTGCAGCAGTGCGTCGGTCTGGCCTTTTTGCGCCTTGGCTTCTTCCAGCTGGGCTTTGGATTGTTCTTTCTGCGAGTAGGCCACCGAGAGCGCGGC is part of the Lignipirellula cremea genome and encodes:
- a CDS encoding efflux RND transporter periplasmic adaptor subunit, translated to MLALCLNVGCQQNPQAGPPPPAPTVTVARPIKKQIVEWDAYTGRLEAIEFVEVRARVSGYLKSIHFDEGAMVDAGELLFVIDPRPFQAELNAARAALSVAYSQKEQSKAQLEEAKAQKGQTDALLQLATTNVKRFRTLRTNNTVSEADLDQSEAEYLEALANVEASKARIVSAQAGISTAEATIESAQVAIETAQLNLDYTQIRSPVTGRISRQYVTDGNFISGGSASSTLLTTITSVAPIYCTFDVNEQDVLKYVRLANSGERASSRVAKNPVYLGLIDEAAFPHEGHMDFVDNRFDTDTATMRARSVFPNADHVLLPGMFARIRIPGSAGHEAILIPDSAIGTDQSNQFVYIVVNNTIERRIVRLGSMVDGLRVVREGLSGDESLVIAGLLQSRPGLQVQSTPGTIEMREDGLPDSYEPLPPEKWISPEPDPRPEPLPPYPPAGDPPKREAE